Part of the Thermococcus sp. genome is shown below.
AATAGCCATGAGAAAAAATGAACCCAGATTAACTTGTTTCCCTTCAGCCTTCAGCCCGTAGCCAACGCCGATAACCGCGGTCCATGCAGCGTGGGCAAAGGGTGTTAAAAACGCCCGCATTATGGTGACGTGAACCCCGTAACCCAGTCCGTATAGAAAGTTCTCGGTCGCGGCAAACCCGAGGCCTGCGGCAGCGCCGTAAACCAGACCATCCATTATACCGTCCATTTGCCCCATCCTAAAGGGCAGACGAATGGCGAGGGCCTTGGCAGGTTCCTCTACAACACCAGCAATCAGTGCAACGTAGAACGCGCTCACAGGGAGAAGCGGCCTGAGTGTACCTCCGAGGGTCAGCACACTCTCCACCAGATAAGCTACTCCAGCCGAGAGCGTAGCACCCAGTAGGAAGGTCCCTATGACGTATCTCTTCGGCTCCGGTTCGAAGCGGTCCTCATGATAGAAGTACCACAGGAGTGCCAGTGCCGGCCCGTAAGCGAAGAACACGAGTGCACTGAGTACGTTCATATCCTCACCACCGAAC
Proteins encoded:
- a CDS encoding PrsW family glutamic-type intramembrane protease; translated protein: MNVLSALVFFAYGPALALLWYFYHEDRFEPEPKRYVIGTFLLGATLSAGVAYLVESVLTLGGTLRPLLPVSAFYVALIAGVVEEPAKALAIRLPFRMGQMDGIMDGLVYGAAAGLGFAATENFLYGLGYGVHVTIMRAFLTPFAHAAWTAVIGVGYGLKAEGKQVNLGSFFLMAIVLHFMWDYFAFLSYAIPAYNILLILLLLINVAIIRYLMIVGLEEDAMKFWYYWMRGGGRE